The following proteins are encoded in a genomic region of Limosilactobacillus reuteri subsp. reuteri:
- a CDS encoding Rrf2 family transcriptional regulator, protein MKISTRFSDSIHILAFINIYQGTIPLTSNNIASSIETSPVVVRRLMSALNKAGLINTVHGAADPALAKSPENISLYDIFLAIEGDAHLFTIDERTNPQCIVGGNIQETLDGFYQQAETAAKAKLAKTSLQDVIDTIRVKQAIKDAKKERGN, encoded by the coding sequence ATAAAAATTTCAACCCGTTTTAGTGATAGCATTCATATTCTTGCTTTCATTAATATTTATCAAGGAACTATTCCATTAACAAGTAATAATATCGCTAGCAGCATTGAAACTTCGCCAGTTGTCGTCCGACGTTTGATGAGCGCGCTCAATAAAGCTGGCTTAATCAATACCGTCCATGGTGCAGCTGATCCAGCCCTTGCAAAATCACCCGAAAATATCTCACTCTATGATATTTTTCTTGCGATCGAAGGGGATGCTCATCTATTTACAATTGATGAACGAACAAATCCCCAATGCATCGTTGGCGGGAATATCCAAGAGACGCTTGATGGCTTTTACCAACAAGCAGAAACAGCCGCGAAAGCCAAACTTGCAAAAACCAGTTTACAAGATGTCATCGACACTATTCGCGTTAAGCAAGCAATAAAAGATGCCAAAAAAGAAAGAGGGAACTAA
- a CDS encoding glycine betaine ABC transporter substrate-binding protein: MRFKKIVALSLLSIAGLLAGTITPAVASAASNKPIIVGSKNVSESKTVSEIYALALEHEGYKVTRKPNISNNVIFSATQKGEVDVYPDYTGTIVEAYLKKKGTGKSASQMAKLAHDGIQKDGLTTFKYAPGDNRQGVAMPTKDAKKYHITNLSELQKNAKKINFASQGEFEKRADALPEMNKVYGKFDFKSIKDYDVNLLYKIMEQGKAQAAPVSTTDGQLATGKFTLLKDNKNIWPPYNLVPVVNKKAAKSHPKMEQALNKVDAKLTTKQLTDLNKKVNVDGQNYKTVAKNWYNQNMK, encoded by the coding sequence ATGAGATTTAAGAAAATCGTTGCTCTTTCATTATTAAGCATTGCTGGGTTGCTAGCAGGAACTATTACGCCGGCAGTAGCAAGTGCTGCCAGCAATAAACCAATTATTGTGGGTTCAAAAAATGTTTCAGAAAGTAAGACTGTCAGTGAAATTTACGCGCTTGCACTTGAACATGAGGGTTATAAGGTTACTCGGAAACCCAATATTTCAAATAATGTGATTTTTAGTGCAACACAAAAAGGCGAAGTTGATGTTTATCCTGATTATACGGGAACAATTGTAGAGGCGTACCTTAAAAAGAAGGGGACCGGCAAGAGTGCTAGTCAAATGGCTAAATTAGCACACGATGGTATTCAAAAAGACGGTTTGACGACATTTAAATACGCCCCGGGTGATAATCGCCAAGGTGTTGCAATGCCAACTAAGGACGCAAAGAAGTACCACATTACCAATTTAAGTGAACTGCAAAAGAATGCAAAGAAGATTAACTTTGCTTCACAGGGTGAGTTCGAAAAACGTGCTGATGCCCTTCCGGAAATGAATAAGGTTTATGGTAAATTTGATTTTAAGTCAATTAAGGATTATGACGTAAATTTACTCTACAAGATTATGGAACAAGGGAAAGCACAAGCAGCTCCGGTTTCAACAACTGATGGTCAATTAGCAACTGGCAAGTTTACTTTACTAAAGGATAATAAGAATATTTGGCCACCATATAATTTAGTGCCAGTAGTAAATAAAAAAGCTGCTAAAAGTCATCCAAAAATGGAGCAAGCCTTAAATAAAGTTGATGCGAAGTTAACAACTAAGCAATTAACAGATCTAAACAAAAAAGTTAATGTCGACGGGCAAAATTATAAGACTGTTGCTAAAAATTGGTATAATCAAAATATGAAATAA